The segment TCGAAGCAATCAAGAGCGACAATGCCTTCAGCAAATCAGGTTAGTGAAGCAGGTGATGATGGTAATGGGCCGACGGTGACTCTCACTGAAGCTCAGTTTAAACAGTTTATGGCTGCCCTTAGTAATCCGACTTTGAAGCCCGATTCAAATGCCAGCTCAGGTTCCAAAGCTAATGTTGTGACAAAACCAGGTTTGTCTAAAGTTGTTTCCCGCAATTGGATCATTGACAGCGGTGCAACTGATCATATTAGTTCTTCTACGCAATTATtgcataaaaataataaatgccCATTACCACCAGTTTATTGCCTAGTGGAGATAAAGTTGACATTGTTGCAAAAGGATCAATACCACTGAGTACCATGTTTTATCTGCATGATGTGCTTTCTGTGCCTAAATTTAAAGTCGATTTATTATCGATTAGTCGATTGACCAGAGGATTGAATTGTTCAGTGACTTTCTACCCATATtggtgtgttttgcaggatctGGCTACAAGGAGGACGATTGGTTTGGGTGAACAACGCAACGGATTATATTATTTGATGGCATTAGCGACGGAGAATTCCAAAAACAATCCTTCCTTTTCCACCGCACGCCCAGCTTGGCATCTTACCGTCACCTCCACCGATTTATGGCACAACCGCTTAGGTCATGTGTCATCATCTTGTTTAGGCTTCATTGCTAAGAACTTTTTGCATGTTTCCATTCCGTCTAATAATGCTTGCCATATATGTCCTTTGGCCAAGCAGAGTCGCCTACCTTTTAATACTAGTACCATATCTTCAGTCAAACCATTTGAaattattcattgtgatatttggggtcgaTATCGATTTCCTTCTATTTCTAGTGCTCATTATTTTCTTACCATTGTTGATGACTATACACGTTTTACTTGGATATTTTTAATGCGCCATAAAGATGAAGTCCAATCACTCATTAAACATTTTTTAGCTATGCTCTCACTCAATTTGATTCTCACATTAAAACTTTCCGTAGTGATAATGGTAGTGAATTCTTATCCCTTCGCTCCTTTTTTAATGATAATGGTGTCGTTTTCCAACATTCTTGCGTTTACACGCCCCAACAAAATAGGGTTGTGGAACGTAAACATCGACACATTCTTCAAGTGGCTCGTGCACTCAAATTTCAAGCACACCTCCCTTCTCAATTTTGGGGGGAGTGTGCCCTTACCGCAGTCCACATCATCAACCGCTTACCTTCTCCCATTCTTTCTTTCAAAACTCCTTTCGAACTTCTTTATTCGAACCTCCTTCTTTCTCCCACCtccgtgtttttggttgtttagCTTATGCCACTAACGTTCATCCCATTCATAAATTCGATCAACGTGCCATTCAGTCCATTTTCATCGGGTATCCCATCGGTCAAAAGGCCTACAAGTTATTTGATTTATCCCGCAAAAAGGTCTTTACTAGTCACGATGTAAAATTTCATGAGCATATTTTCCCTTATTCCACTCAGCCCAGTTCTATTGTCTCTTCATTGGGCCACCAACCTGGCCCTATTCCCTTGCCCTCTGACGTTgacttctctttttctcttccccGTCCTTCATCTCCTTCGTCTCCATCTTCTTCCACTTCCGTCTCTCCTTCTGACCCCGTTTCTTCTCCGCTGCCGACACCACCCtcatcacctccaccaccaccttcTTTCCGTACCTACTCCCGTCGTCGTCCGACCCATCCTCCGGCCGGCGACGCTGTCCTTAATCCTCCGGCCATCCTTCCTGATCCTCCTCTCTCTCCAGCACcgctttctcctcctccttcctccTCTCTTCCCACCGGTCCTATTCCCAATCCGGATCTGCCTATTCCCAATCCGGATCCTGCTCCTCTCCGTCGCTCCAGCCGTCACGCTCGCCCACCGGACCGCCTCACCTACCATGTTTGCTCCTCCCCTCCGACCAATCGCCCTCCTTGCTGCCCGATCCTGTCCACGGTACTCACTACCCCTTGGCCCATTATGTTTTCTATCATCGGAATCTGCCGCAGCACCTTGCCTACACGGCCAACCTCAGCAACATTTTCGAGCCCCGCTCCTATTCTGAGGCTATCGTTCATCCTGAGTGGCAGGCTGCCATGCTTTCTGAATTACAGGCTCTTCAAGCTAACACAACTTGGACCCTGACTCCTCTTCCGGCCGGTAAGGTCCCTATTGGTTGTCGTTGGGTTTATAAGGTGAAACACAAGGCTGATGGTTCTGTGGAGCGGTATAAAGCCCACTTGGTTGCTAAGGGTTTACTCAGTTAGAAGGGGTCGATTATCAAGAAACTTTTTCTCCTACTACCAAAATCATTACTGTTCGATGTTTGTTGGCTTTGGCTGCAGCTCGGGTTGGACATTACATCAATTGGATGTGAATAATGCATTCCTCCATGGCAATTTATCGGAGGAAATTTACATGTCTCCTTTGCCTGGTCTTCGGCGACAGGGGGAGGAGAACCTGGTATGCAGATTACATAAATCCTTATATGGTTTAAAGCAAGCTTCACGGCAGTGGTTTGAGAAGTTTTCTGATGCTGTACGGTCAGCCGAGTACGTCCAATCTAAAGTTGATTATTCATTATTCACTAGAAAGCATGGGAATTCATTTACTGCACTTTTGATCTACGTTGATGATATATTGATTACCGGAAATGATTTGGAGATTAATGCTGCACTTAAAGCTTTCTTACATAGTCAATTTCGTCTCAAAGATCTTGGAGACTTAAAGTACTTTCTTGGTATTGAAGTTTCGACTTCCAAATGGGGAATTTTTATATGTCAACGTAAGTATGCTCTAGAGATTATTGAAGATGTAGGGTTACTTGGAGCTGCACCTGTGGATACTCCCATGGAAAAGGGTTTAAAATTGTCTGATCATAGTGATTTGCTCAAAGACCCTGGAAAGTACAAGAGGTTAATTGGCAGGCTTATATATCTCACTGTTTCCCGCCCTGACATCACTTATGCAGTCTATGTCCTTAGCAGATTCATGaatcaacaaagaaaaatgCATTGGGAGGCAGCTTTGAGAGTAGTACGCTATCTAAAAGGCGCTCCTGGACAAGGTCTGTTTTTCTCTTCCACCAATGATCTGAAATTGAGGGCTTATTGTGACTCTGATTGGGCGGGATGCCCTGTCACTAGAAGGTCTACCACCGGATACTTTGTTTTTCTTGGACCTTCcttaatttcttggaggtcaaaACGTCAAAAGACAGTATCTTTGTCTTCAGCAGAGGCGGAATATCGTGCTATGACAGGAACGTGTTGTGAGCTGACTTGGTTGCGTTATTTGCTTAGAGATCTAAATCTATCTCTCTCTGAACCGGCTCTGCTGTTTTGTGATAACAAGGCTGCACTGCATATTGCTGCCAACCCTGTATTCCATGAGCGAACTAGGCATATTGAGATGGATTGCCACTACATTAGAGACAAAATTCTAGATGGTACTGTGGCCACGAGGTATGTGAATTCAGCTTATCAACTTGCTAATGTTCTTACTAAACCTTTGGGGAAAGATGTCTTTGTCCCtatgattcgcaagttgggAGTGCAAGatatccactctccaacttgagggggagtgtaaggAAAGTGATCTACCATAATATTGCAGATCTGTCATAATCTGTCCTATTCTTGCAGATTGCTCTATCATACGATTTGTACAATAGCTGTAACCTTCCTTGTATGTATTTTAGGTAGTTAATAGATTCCAGACTTGTAGGGACATTTTGTAATCACACTTGTATAAAGGACACGATTCTGagttaatgaaattatctattcaGTCCAttgttttctccttctttcaATGGAGGAATAGCGGATTTGCAGATTCATCAGAGGAGGTGCCGCTGCCACCATTGGGAGTTTCAGAAAGGATATCGTCTCCAGCCATGAAGAGTTAgggaaaaaacaaagaaggatAAAGGCTGCAAAAGAATTTTGCAGAAGAAAGAAGAGTCAAGACGTtgcctgctctgataccataaaagAATTATGATTGTGACTGAATTGGTTTTCCTTCTATTGATAATCACCAATATATACAGATATACAACCTTGATCAACAAGGAATTCCTATAATCTAGGGATACAGATAAAGCCATAATCCTCCTGTACATGATTTCCTAAAGATACAAGTATCTCTATacttaattacataatattctcaactaattacataatattctcaacAGTTTGACATGGAACTATAGAAAGGGCCAGAGTTTCCAGCTGAACAGCTGACAAAAATTCCCTTTCGAATTGCTCCAAACGCACCGATAGCAACCCCATCTTGATGGAAAGGAACCGAGGAAGCAAAACCTATGGACAGTGAGAGCACATCCACACCGTCCTCAACAGCAGTGTCAAGAGCTGCTAGCATATCACTTTCGGCACAACCTGCCTCGGTGCAGACCTTGTAGATGGCCAAGTGAGTATAAAGTGCAATGCCAGATGCTGTGCCATTTGCCATTCCAAACACGCTGGCGCCTTTCACAAAGTTTCCAGCAGCTATGCTAGAAGTGAGAGTGCCATGGCCTTCTTCACCAAATGGACAgacttcttttgtttctttcccACCTTGGAAATTTCTTGCACCAATAAGCTTGTTGTTGCACACTGTCGTACCATTGAACTTGAACTCGCATTTGCCTTTCCATTTCACCGGAGGAGGTGGCACTCCTTCATCACTAAATGAGGGATGATCTGGAGATATCCCAGTGTCCAAAACTCCTACGATCACACCTTCACCATAATTAGTCCTTTTCCAAAGTCCGAACCCTTGTTGCAGCCCCAGGAAGTTTGGACTACGACTAGTGTGCAAAGGCAGAAACCTCTCTGGATGAGCATGCACGAACCCATCTTTCTTTCCATTGCTTTCACTTCCTCTAGTGTCAGTTTCGCTGCAAAGCCAGTGGCCACATTGCTGTATGAGTGAACCATTCGCGGAATGCTGGGCTTATTTGAGCTTGCAATAGTACTTTCCGGCAGAAATGTCTGATACCAACTCTCTAAATCTTGAGAATATAGTGCAGGAACTTCGTCTGCGGGCTTTTTTACCCAAACAATGTAAGTTTGCATGCTACTTTCTCCCTCTGGTACACTATCATTTTCATCAGCAAGTACTGCTAGTGATAGatgaaacatgaaaatgaagccAAGAAGATAGGTAAATCGAATCGCTACACTCCTTTTATTCTCCATATTTAGTTTCGAGTAAGTGAAGAGCTTGAGGTGATCGATATCAATGGATTTGTGATGGCCTACCATTTCAAGCACTTATATATATAGCAATTTCAGTGCAGGAGTTCAAGGTTTATGAATAATTAAGGGTTTGCTTGTTGTGGCTTGGTTAACAGTTTGCCAAATGGTGATTGGCGTTATAGTACAAGATGAGGGAGATTTGACATTAACATACAGGACTTCAAACAATGCAAGCAGGCTGCAGGCCTGCGGTAAAAGAACTCATGTGATATGATAAACTATATCAACTTGTTTGGAGTTTGGAACTAATCCGGTGGCAAGTGCCAAGAAACTAGTACTGGTTTATCATTAATTTGTTCGATGTATTAACAAACAAAGTAATTAATATAGATAGGACATGTGAGATTATCAATAGTTTAAAATTTTGATCTGGTGAAATGGTTATGATCCTAATCTGATAATACATCAACTTGAGGAAACAACTACGACCCAGATGCATTAATCAAACTGTAAACCAACTACAATTCATCCTGGAGCCACTTTTAGTGGAAGTATTGTTACCTATATGACTACATCAGACCAAGGCACAACAACAAAACCTAGCCTGTCATTCCAATTTGCTGATGTATCAATAGTCCCCTGTACTGATCTAAAACCTAAAGATTGGCACCAAATTGCAATCAGTTCTTCTATGGGTAATTTTCTTCATACTGGTTGGGATAACATGCAGCTCTTAGGTATGCTTACAATAGGCAAGAACTGATCGAGCTTTAAGTGAAAACAATCtctgtcccaaaaaaaaaaaaaaggcgtcGATGATATTGCAGCTGGCAATTTCGCATAATGAAGCTACATCAACACTACTGGCTATTGCTTGCTGATCAAAAAAAGGCGTGACTTTATTTCTCCCTCCTTTTCTGTGAGTATTACACAAGAGCATGGTGCTCCAAGAAAGTTGTCTAGTTAGGGAAGAGCTGGGGACAATGTTAATAATAGCATGATGATCCCCAGTCTGCAGTTTTTTCTATTGGAAATTCTGGAAGCAGTTCCAAAGATGAAAACAAAACAGGAGGTCAGTCTACATGTCTACATCCAGCATCTGAAAAACTAAGCAAAAACTCCAgtctataaaacaaaatcagtaatccaCTCAAACCACCATTCACCATTGACTGGACGAAACGATAAAAATGGAACCATTTCCTCGATATATGTTTCATTTCCTGTAGTTAACCTGCCATTTCAAGAGCCtgcaaacaaaacaataaaagtaAATAAACTTGAAAAATTGGACAATTATATAAGTCAGCTTTTCGTAGGTGGTGGAGGTACATTAATTGTGTGTGGTCATCGATATGAATGCAAGGTAAACTCTGTGTAATACAGGACTCACCCTGCAACCCCTTTCTCAGATAGAATCAGCACCTGGAAAGTGACCTAGGTTTCCAGTTGACCCGTCCGATGCCGCCTTatcaataattttattaatcttTGACcttaaaagaaaatgtaaatccttttccaaaaaaaaaaaaaatttaattaattataaatcatTGGTCAAAACTCAGTTTTACACATAAACAAATGACTTTTACTTTGGCATATAAAACCATAACTAATTAATACTTTAGAGTAGGAATCACCTGACATTACCACTGCTTGCATAATTCCAATTTGAAGAATTTACGCaagcatttcatcgaacaccttgTGTGCAACATAAACaactgtgaaaaaaaaaattaaaaaaaaaactgaatttaCCATAATAGTCTTCGAAAACAGAAACTTTGAGACGAAAGAAGCATACTGGTACGGGGTTAAAATCGTAATAGCAGTATCTATTAAAGTACACTCCTCCCATCCCCAAATCCCTCATTTCAGAATTTCTAAGAAACTCTGATCTTCTCAGAATGAATTTGCAGGTTTTTCAAGTCTCTCGCAAGGtttggattttcttcttcttctttttcttccttttttttccgTAGAATTCTTGATTCTGTTACTGTGTTCGTTTGCGAAAACTGTTTAGTTTATTTTATGTACTGAATTTTTTATCCCTCTTCAAAATTGAATCTGAATTAGGGGAATATGTGAAAGTTTAGCTATGTCTTCCCTTATCTAGCTATCTAATATGGAGGTTATTGCATTGGTTAATCTTGTTTTCAGGTTACTTCTGTAATCTGGATGCTGCAACTGTTGTGTAAACATTGATGCCTTGAGTAGAATATGGCAATTGTATCGGCAAAGCTTTGCAGATCTCTTCTTCCTTTACATTGTTGTCTCCTCAAGTATCGCTCTATTAACTCAATACCTCCATCGCATTCACTTCAAGAAGCTGTAAAAATTGCGGTTGAAGCCAAAGCCTATGAGAAGATTCCTGATCTTCTCGTTTCCTTTGGACAAGCTTGCGAAAACCCGAATCCTTTTGCGTTCCTATCAACCTTTCCCGACAGCCTTAGAATGCAAGTTGTTGATGAAATCTTGCAGTCTTTCATCCCCATAAGGCCCCGCTTTCGTGCTCAGGCTGCCTATGCCTACCTCCTGTCTTTAATTCTCCAAACCTCCAATCCTCTCCCTCTTGGTCTTGCCGTTCTCCAGCGAACTCTTCGCTCTGGTTGCGTCCCTGTTGCTCAAACCCGTCTTCTCCTCTCGTCCGCTTGGGTGAACTGCAGGAAGGAATCTCGGTCTGTCTCAGACACCCTATTTGAGATGCAGTCTATTGGATATCACCCTGACAGTAGTACGTGTAACTACCTTATATGGTCTTTGTGTGATGTTGATCAATTGAATGAGGCTGTTAAAGTCTTGAAGGGCATGAGTAGGGCTGGATGTGTTCCtgatttggagagttttgacaCAGTAGTTCGTGCGATGTGCAGGGTCAGAAAAACTTCTGAGGCATTAGATATGataaagaaaatggtggagaaagTTGGGTTGACACCGAGGCAGGGGACTATTGTGAAAGTAGCAGCAGCATTGCGAGCAAACAGAGAGATATGGAGAGCAGTTGAGCTGATTGAGTTCTTAGAAAGGAAGGATTACCCTGTTGGGTTTGAGAGCTATGATTTAGTGGTTAAAGGCTGCTTGGATTCCGGTGAGAATATTTTGGCCGGGAAGGTGGTCATGAGGATGACAGAGAAAGGCTTCATACCATATATCACGACGAGGCACAAGGTTGTGGACAGGTTGGCTGGTGCTGGTGAGTGGAAGTTAGCTTATGCTGTGAGACAAAGATTTGCAGAATTGAGGTCTTAGCTCCTTCTGTTTCTTCCTTGAGTCCACGGAATGTTAGCATATAAGGGGGCTGCTTTTCAGCCGGATGTTTTGCACCTTAACTTTAAGGCCAATGTTCCTTGGTGCTGCTACTCAGCTTCTCAAAAGTCTGGTGATATATGGTAAAGTTCATGGACTTTAATTTTTCATGCATGGGAtaaatgatgattttgagatgaaaaaTTTATTTGATATTGCGGATTTGTTGATGCAAACATATTGGGTCCCcaatgtaacaaaaaaaatgtcTCTAGAAGTGTCACTAAATTCAAACTTGATACAAAATCTGAACAAAGATTGTGTGAACTGAACTACTTTTTGACTTAAAAGTTTATTCTTTATTGTTTGAACTCCTACAGGAATGGCATTATAAGCAATACCTGTTTTTCTTGTGTTGGTCAGTGTATAAATTTCATGCATGGAGTTTGTTTAGATGTTTTAAATTGTAGCAGTCCTCTTCTCCTTTTGTACTATAACTGACTAATGACTTGAGTTTGTTTGCCAATTTGTTTGTAAATCTGTCAGCATAGTTAAACCGTGGATTGTTGTTAACTCAAATATGCATTTTTATCTGTGTCTTTTGAATTCTATTTGCATTTTTGATTTGTGCCTTTTGATTTctatttgcatttttttccTCACACAATGGACATTATGATGCAGGACAAGTAGCAAAAGAACTGTAGAACTAGGGTTTATTTGCAGCAGTCTCGATtgttagaaagaaaaggaatttaGAATACGAAACTTAAGAAGAAAAGGGATAGAACTACTAGCATCACACCAGTAGGGTTTCTAGGCATCACATTCAGAgaacttaggcatcacacctaaggttaggttgcatcacacaaacctggagagaagcaaaagctttcaatttttattaactcAATTCTGCCAataaaagactacaaaggcctctatatatagggaggctAAGATAACTCTAGAATAACTAGGGAT is part of the Rosa chinensis cultivar Old Blush unplaced genomic scaffold, RchiOBHm-V2 RchiOBHmChr0c20, whole genome shotgun sequence genome and harbors:
- the LOC112181285 gene encoding pentatricopeptide repeat-containing protein At1g06270; its protein translation is MAIVSAKLCRSLLPLHCCLLKYRSINSIPPSHSLQEAVKIAVEAKAYEKIPDLLVSFGQACENPNPFAFLSTFPDSLRMQVVDEILQSFIPIRPRFRAQAAYAYLLSLILQTSNPLPLGLAVLQRTLRSGCVPVAQTRLLLSSAWVNCRKESRSVSDTLFEMQSIGYHPDSSTCNYLIWSLCDVDQLNEAVKVLKGMSRAGCVPDLESFDTVVRAMCRVRKTSEALDMIKKMVEKVGLTPRQGTIVKVAAALRANREIWRAVELIEFLERKDYPVGFESYDLVVKGCLDSGENILAGKVVMRMTEKGFIPYITTRHKVVDRLAGAGEWKLAYAVRQRFAELRS